A window of the Xenopus laevis strain J_2021 chromosome 9_10L, Xenopus_laevis_v10.1, whole genome shotgun sequence genome harbors these coding sequences:
- the LOC108701404 gene encoding uncharacterized protein LOC108701404 isoform X2 has translation MVILSIPSKEQVPGDDSFIKSSLPIGSSVASKCSTDIDLEAQISLLTAYCPSYSPDLYLLCAHPTHKPVLPVSFKNNTLNAEAQMNCGKRQTRCCMDIGVILLTNI, from the exons ATGGTCATTCTCTCCATCCCAAGCAAAGAACAG gtgCCAGGAGATGACTCCTTCATAAAATCATCCTTACCTATAGGATCATCTGTTGCATCCAAGTGCAGCACAGACATAGACCTGGAAGCACAGATCTCCTTATTAACTGCTTACTGTCCATCATATTCACCTGACTTGTATTTACTTTGTGCTCATCCTACACACAAACCTGTGCTGCCAGTGAGTTTCAAGAACAACACATTGAATGCAGAAG CACAGATGAATTGTGGGAAACGTCAGACTCGCTGCTGCATGGACATCGGTGTCATTCTGCTGACAAACATCTAG
- the LOC108701404 gene encoding uncharacterized protein LOC108701404 isoform X1, whose translation MVILSIPSKEQVPGDDSFIKSSLPIGSSVASKCSTDIDLEAQISLLTAYCPSYSPDLYLLCAHPTHKPVLPVSFKNNTLNAEGTWICSTDLLQPSLFRNRPRLLPHGTKMYNFIPHSTDELWETSDSLLHGHRCHSADKHLGILSTSRNIKRNFKLKYLHPKKRLLQEYLWMKQDS comes from the exons ATGGTCATTCTCTCCATCCCAAGCAAAGAACAG gtgCCAGGAGATGACTCCTTCATAAAATCATCCTTACCTATAGGATCATCTGTTGCATCCAAGTGCAGCACAGACATAGACCTGGAAGCACAGATCTCCTTATTAACTGCTTACTGTCCATCATATTCACCTGACTTGTATTTACTTTGTGCTCATCCTACACACAAACCTGTGCTGCCAGTGAGTTTCAAGAACAACACATTGAATGCAGAAGGTACATGGATATGTAGCACAGACCTACTGCAGCCTTCTTTATTTAGGAACAGGCCAAGGCTTCTGCCACATGGCACcaaaatgtacaattttattCCTCATAGCACAGATGAATTGTGGGAAACGTCAGACTCGCTGCTGCATGGACATCGGTGTCATTCTGCTGACAAACATCTAGGAATTCTAAGTACTTCAaggaacataaagagaaacttcAAGCTGAAATATCTGCATCCCAAGAAGCGTTTACTACAGGAGTATTTATGGATGAAGCAAGATTCATGA